The Methylomonas koyamae genome has a segment encoding these proteins:
- a CDS encoding DUF2269 family protein, translating into MTYLTLKLIHILSAIVLFGLGSGTVFYKVMADKSGDHAAIAATSKHVVLADWWFTTPTVIIQPLTGVLLAEQLSASFGDGWLWWTLLLYLLTGLCWLPVVMLQIRMRDIAADSLAQGRPLPSIYHYYAKIWLWLGVPAFFGMIGITTLMVFHNSLWS; encoded by the coding sequence ATGACCTATCTGACCTTGAAATTGATTCACATCCTCAGCGCAATCGTGCTGTTCGGCCTGGGTTCCGGCACAGTGTTTTACAAAGTGATGGCCGACAAAAGCGGCGACCACGCGGCCATTGCCGCCACCAGCAAGCACGTGGTGCTGGCGGATTGGTGGTTCACGACGCCGACGGTAATCATTCAGCCGCTGACCGGCGTGTTGCTGGCCGAGCAGTTATCGGCTTCGTTCGGCGACGGTTGGTTGTGGTGGACCTTGCTGCTGTATTTGCTGACCGGCCTGTGCTGGCTGCCGGTTGTGATGTTGCAAATCCGGATGCGCGATATCGCCGCCGATTCGCTGGCCCAAGGCCGGCCGTTGCCGTCGATCTACCACTATTACGCCAAAATTTGGTTATGGCTGGGAGTGCCGGCGTTTTTCGGCATGATCGGCATCACCACTCTGATGGTGTTTCACAACTCGCTTTGGAGTTAA